A genomic segment from Rhodospirillaceae bacterium encodes:
- a CDS encoding methyltransferase domain-containing protein yields the protein MQTLVLEKCSLCDSADLDVIADLPTLPLAGIFMEHRKPDVVKGFDQVFNMCRDCGHMQLANVLSPPALYGEGYAHRSSVSHLSAAASDFFIDYIGKLAPSRVFDCILEIGCNDFVLLEKLSKMGKQVFGIDPIWIDETPQTPENATVIGGFVEDIDIGASLGCKPDLIVSTHNLEHIVDPVAMLRKLLDLVADDGLLVMEVPDSESLVKNRRFDQVSHQHIHYLTLATFLKLIKAAGGKYVDHSYNYANWGGSLSVAFTRDTGSDEQLDIASLTTFEVSADYLGFKEQMARFMDQVSRSDHPMVGYGAGQMLPVVAYHLDSNLDFLDCIYDDDMNRNGLYYPFISPQITLPAKDLSLDDRGVVITSLDGVRAISNRLRDFSPRFIYVPISVY from the coding sequence TTGCAAACCCTCGTGCTTGAAAAATGTAGCCTCTGCGACTCAGCTGATCTGGACGTTATCGCCGATTTGCCGACATTACCGCTTGCCGGCATTTTTATGGAACACCGAAAGCCGGATGTGGTTAAGGGTTTCGATCAGGTCTTCAACATGTGCCGTGACTGCGGCCACATGCAGTTGGCCAATGTTCTCTCCCCACCAGCCCTTTATGGTGAAGGTTACGCCCATCGCTCGTCCGTATCGCATCTGTCAGCCGCTGCCAGCGACTTTTTCATCGACTACATCGGCAAACTGGCGCCAAGCCGGGTTTTTGATTGTATCCTGGAGATCGGCTGCAACGATTTTGTCTTGTTGGAAAAACTCTCAAAGATGGGGAAACAGGTTTTCGGCATTGACCCGATCTGGATTGATGAAACGCCCCAAACCCCCGAAAATGCCACCGTTATTGGCGGCTTTGTCGAGGATATTGATATCGGGGCCAGTCTGGGCTGCAAGCCGGACCTGATCGTTTCGACCCACAATCTGGAACATATTGTCGATCCGGTGGCCATGCTCAGAAAATTACTTGATCTTGTTGCTGACGACGGCCTTCTCGTCATGGAAGTGCCGGATTCAGAAAGTCTGGTCAAAAACCGCCGTTTTGATCAGGTTTCCCACCAGCATATCCACTATCTGACTCTGGCCACGTTCTTGAAGTTGATCAAAGCGGCAGGGGGAAAATACGTCGACCATTCATACAACTACGCCAACTGGGGCGGCTCGCTCAGCGTTGCCTTCACCCGCGACACCGGAAGTGACGAACAACTGGACATCGCAAGCCTAACCACCTTTGAAGTGAGCGCCGATTACCTTGGTTTTAAAGAACAGATGGCGCGATTCATGGATCAGGTCAGCCGCAGTGACCATCCTATGGTCGGCTATGGCGCCGGACAGATGTTGCCGGTGGTCGCTTATCATCTGGACAGTAATCTGGATTTTCTCGACTGCATTTACGACGATGATATGAACCGCAACGGCTTGTATTATCCTTTTATCAGCCCACAAATCACGCTTCCGGCGAAAGATTTATCTCTCGATGATCGAGGCGTCGTCATTACATCCCTTGACGGGGTGCGCGCCATTTCAAACAGGCTGCGCGATTTTTCCCCGCGTTTCATCTACGTGCCGATCTCTGTTTATTAG
- a CDS encoding NAD-dependent epimerase/dehydratase family protein, with protein sequence MASRILFIGGTRFFGKRILANLIAHGHDVTMLTRGEQPAPDEFGHLDHILCDRKDSSAFENALDGRDFDAVIDNVCYQPADAEQAVKVLSGRCQRYIFTSSVMCELNIDGHDERLSQYQPGELDYARNKQACEEIFLNATGFKSIVFRLQNVVGEDDFSGKSGLLTHHLLGSGGNLRLVGDKDDLYQQIYAGDLETIYNLAVDLPAEKTARRYTIGAAPIAVSDYVAILADALALNVELEWINKSDGAALPVGVPYPMNVAFDCSALAQDFNFAFSDYAKFLPRIAQWYKADHS encoded by the coding sequence GTGGCCAGTAGAATTCTTTTCATCGGTGGCACACGTTTTTTCGGCAAGCGCATCCTCGCCAACCTGATAGCTCACGGCCATGACGTCACCATGCTGACTCGCGGGGAGCAGCCAGCCCCTGACGAATTTGGCCACCTTGATCATATTTTGTGTGACCGTAAGGACTCTTCCGCGTTTGAAAATGCCCTGGACGGGCGCGATTTTGACGCTGTTATCGACAATGTCTGTTACCAACCGGCAGATGCCGAACAGGCTGTAAAAGTCCTTTCGGGTCGTTGTCAGCGCTATATTTTCACCAGTTCGGTGATGTGCGAACTGAACATTGATGGCCACGATGAGCGCCTATCCCAATATCAACCGGGCGAACTTGACTACGCACGAAACAAGCAGGCGTGTGAGGAAATTTTCTTGAATGCCACGGGCTTCAAGTCCATTGTTTTCAGGCTGCAAAATGTTGTCGGAGAAGATGATTTTTCTGGAAAATCCGGCTTGCTAACCCATCACCTGCTTGGATCAGGCGGCAACCTGCGTCTGGTCGGCGACAAAGACGACCTTTACCAACAAATCTATGCGGGTGATCTGGAGACGATCTATAACCTTGCTGTCGACCTGCCTGCGGAAAAGACAGCCCGCCGATACACAATTGGCGCTGCACCGATAGCTGTCAGTGATTATGTAGCCATTCTGGCAGACGCCCTTGCCTTGAATGTTGAGCTCGAATGGATCAACAAAAGTGACGGGGCCGCCCTTCCTGTGGGTGTTCCCTACCCCATGAATGTCGCCTTTGATTGTTCGGCGCTGGCCCAGGATTTCAACTTCGCCTTTTCGGACTATGCAAAATTTCTCCCCCGTATTGCCCAGTGGTATAAGGCCGATCACTCATGA
- a CDS encoding NADH:flavin oxidoreductase, which produces MALSATRSHGQQDGPQDQSFNVLFEAVSIGEQTSANRLVCSPISINLAETDGRVSDDIIRFYGTMAETGVGLVTIGASAVSVEGGSTANGMHIGPARYEDGLKRLADTIRQNGALSSAQIFHVGAQGNTHYTGQPVLGPSAYTCPDIGIKARPLEIPEIERIEDDFAAAILSGLASGFDFVEVHVAHGYLLHQFLSPFFNHRNDAYGGSDENRLRIIRQIADKVTAKQGDAFKRVGFRISGGDFTDDGMTIERNRAFVEMMENLGAAYWVVSGGIYETAPQKYEEMKSGGYYRWAAELKAFANAPVVAQGGIRDLRQALDIVNTGQGDLIGMAQALLADPDIIKKTFYGQESKIIPCLECSRCRYIKRVDLTFDCVRPDGYHPGNDKWKLTVPD; this is translated from the coding sequence ATGGCGCTTTCAGCAACCCGGTCCCATGGACAGCAAGATGGACCACAAGATCAATCGTTCAATGTGTTGTTTGAAGCAGTCAGTATTGGAGAGCAGACTAGCGCCAATCGGCTTGTCTGCTCCCCTATATCGATCAATCTGGCTGAAACAGATGGTCGGGTCAGTGATGACATCATCCGCTTTTACGGGACCATGGCGGAAACCGGCGTTGGGCTGGTAACCATTGGTGCATCGGCAGTCTCTGTCGAAGGTGGCTCGACGGCAAACGGTATGCATATAGGCCCTGCCAGATATGAAGACGGACTGAAAAGATTGGCCGATACGATACGCCAGAATGGGGCGCTCAGTTCTGCACAAATCTTTCATGTTGGGGCGCAGGGAAATACTCATTATACCGGTCAGCCGGTACTTGGGCCTTCTGCCTACACCTGTCCCGATATCGGGATCAAAGCGCGGCCTCTGGAAATTCCGGAAATTGAACGCATTGAGGATGATTTCGCCGCCGCTATCCTGAGTGGATTGGCTTCGGGATTTGATTTTGTCGAGGTCCACGTAGCCCACGGCTATCTTCTGCATCAATTCCTGTCACCATTTTTCAACCATCGCAACGACGCCTACGGTGGAAGCGACGAAAACCGCCTGCGCATTATCCGTCAGATTGCTGACAAAGTTACGGCCAAACAGGGTGACGCCTTCAAACGGGTCGGGTTTCGTATTTCCGGCGGCGATTTCACCGATGACGGGATGACGATTGAACGAAATCGGGCCTTCGTAGAAATGATGGAAAACTTGGGCGCGGCCTACTGGGTTGTTTCCGGCGGCATTTACGAGACGGCACCGCAAAAATACGAAGAAATGAAAAGTGGCGGATATTATCGCTGGGCAGCTGAGTTGAAGGCATTCGCCAACGCCCCGGTGGTCGCCCAGGGCGGCATCCGTGACCTGCGGCAGGCACTGGACATCGTCAACACCGGGCAAGGTGACCTGATCGGTATGGCGCAAGCTCTGCTTGCCGACCCGGATATCATTAAAAAAACTTTTTATGGACAGGAAAGCAAGATCATCCCCTGTCTTGAATGCAGCCGTTGCCGATATATCAAACGCGTCGACCTGACCTTCGATTGCGTCCGGCCTGATGGCTATCATCCCGGTAATGACAAATGGAAATTGACGGTTCCTGACTAA
- a CDS encoding radical SAM protein, whose protein sequence is MSLTGQRKILLMNSHSREGVYVTPAMGIFKVAEFARNRGIDCDILDYDIDDDSEFIKNAERGEYAVIAMSVTHYQMEADLERLWMFRKCAEKSGYPVIIAGGGQEAAMNYEQWLDAALNVVFLGFAEVTFYEFCRRVLDVDQEPVNLSAIAEGLKGITYRDQDGELVFHYAETMDHDKFREMFYDNVLEMDVPYQKYWDYLRQSFKGRDVGGAGFIFEHVRLYGTSHCPRRCGFCSSQTFLPFSQEAIPKISMLDADQLVHLCVHHYQKYGAKLVIFSDDDFLVGPGVGARRALSFCKGIIAAKNSGDLPPDFHFHFQARIADVLTRHQINMELLQALADAGCMGCSLGVETFSEKLIKSPSINKIGVTVTDCRDVLDAMLGIGLVPQINIILGPPESTVEDLIDTIKVVAEFIEKGADIALVTRVEVYPGSPLSMNKKYPYHSRSWTNPFSGQSIDIADYFKSWDQDIERICTNFNKARDAELDLIKKRFGWENQIIHKRIVAFGSIIAILKMLDRPDLVRDISGVMERTILQSGGKAAQ, encoded by the coding sequence GTGAGTTTGACAGGCCAACGCAAAATTCTTTTGATGAATTCCCATTCCCGGGAAGGCGTTTACGTGACCCCGGCCATGGGCATTTTCAAGGTAGCGGAATTCGCCCGCAATCGGGGTATCGACTGTGACATTCTTGATTACGATATCGATGATGATAGCGAGTTTATAAAGAACGCGGAACGCGGTGAGTATGCCGTCATCGCCATGAGTGTGACCCATTATCAGATGGAAGCCGACCTGGAACGCCTGTGGATGTTCCGAAAATGCGCCGAAAAATCGGGATACCCTGTGATTATTGCGGGCGGCGGTCAGGAAGCCGCGATGAACTACGAACAGTGGCTGGATGCGGCGCTGAACGTTGTCTTTTTGGGCTTCGCCGAAGTGACCTTTTATGAATTTTGCCGCCGGGTTCTGGACGTGGATCAGGAGCCAGTTAACCTATCTGCCATTGCCGAGGGGCTAAAAGGGATCACTTACCGGGATCAGGATGGAGAACTGGTTTTCCATTATGCGGAGACCATGGATCACGATAAATTCCGCGAGATGTTCTATGACAACGTCCTTGAAATGGACGTTCCGTACCAGAAATACTGGGATTATCTACGGCAGTCCTTCAAGGGCAGGGACGTTGGCGGGGCCGGGTTTATTTTTGAACATGTGCGTCTTTACGGCACCAGCCATTGCCCACGGCGTTGCGGATTTTGCAGCAGTCAGACATTCCTGCCATTTTCACAGGAAGCGATCCCGAAAATATCGATGCTGGATGCGGATCAGCTTGTTCATCTTTGCGTCCACCATTATCAAAAATACGGCGCCAAACTGGTCATCTTCAGTGATGATGATTTCCTTGTTGGGCCCGGTGTTGGCGCCAGGCGCGCCCTGTCCTTCTGTAAGGGGATTATCGCCGCTAAAAATTCAGGCGACTTGCCGCCAGATTTTCATTTCCATTTTCAGGCCCGTATCGCCGACGTGCTCACCCGTCATCAGATCAATATGGAATTGCTGCAAGCCCTGGCCGATGCCGGATGCATGGGATGCAGTCTTGGTGTTGAGACATTTTCGGAAAAATTAATCAAGTCGCCATCCATCAACAAGATCGGGGTTACCGTCACCGATTGCCGTGATGTTCTTGATGCGATGCTCGGTATAGGCCTGGTGCCGCAGATCAACATTATTCTGGGGCCGCCCGAATCGACCGTCGAGGACTTGATCGATACCATCAAGGTGGTTGCCGAATTTATTGAAAAAGGCGCTGACATCGCTTTGGTGACGCGGGTCGAGGTTTATCCCGGATCACCGCTGTCCATGAACAAAAAATACCCCTACCACAGTCGCAGCTGGACCAACCCCTTTAGCGGGCAATCAATTGATATTGCTGATTATTTTAAATCCTGGGATCAGGATATCGAACGTATCTGCACAAACTTCAATAAAGCCCGTGACGCCGAACTTGATCTCATCAAAAAACGTTTTGGCTGGGAAAATCAGATTATTCACAAGCGGATTGTCGCCTTTGGCAGCATCATTGCCATTCTTAAAATGCTTGATCGCCCTGATCTGGTCCGTGATATCTCTGGCGTCATGGAGCGGACAATTCTGCAAAGCGGCGGCAAGGCGGCGCAGTAG
- a CDS encoding tetratricopeptide repeat protein, which produces MNSAEQDLNTARQHHAAGQFVQAESLYQNILQTVPDHAETLHLLGILSHQVGKVENAIDFMNRALASKPDFAEAHSDLGNMLLALGRLEEAVTSYQKATMLKPDFAEAYSNLGIAQMNLGMLEDAAVSYGKAIAVKPDYANAHYNLCEVLEKTNRTDDLRTALENARKYCPNDYRLTLREAQILKRDGNFAAARESLESTQTGAEDSGFMVARAYLLGELCDRLDDVESAYRYFMEGNIIVSQNPQIQQIDKTTPFARIDVLAGRFSADWIANWPQIECNDSRPDPVFLVGFPRSGTTLLDTILRSHQGISLVEEMPTIQNVEQALEQLPGANPNGLAELDQNSLMHLRQVYFAELDRHLEPAETANIVIDRMPWNNTVAGHIKRIFPNARFIFAQRHPCDCVLSCFMQNFLPSDANVNFLKLEDAAHLYDKTMNLWQQYQDVLELDVCTVRYENLVDSFEETLNPILDFLGIDWDEGLRDYTETAKSRGTISTASYHQVTQPIYKRASGRWQRYQQHMQGVLPVLLPWAKRFGYDD; this is translated from the coding sequence TTGAACAGCGCTGAACAGGATTTAAATACAGCCAGGCAGCATCACGCAGCCGGTCAATTTGTGCAGGCAGAGAGCCTTTATCAAAATATCCTGCAAACCGTTCCCGATCATGCTGAAACCCTGCACTTGCTTGGTATTTTGTCCCATCAGGTGGGCAAAGTCGAAAATGCCATTGATTTCATGAACAGAGCCCTTGCCAGCAAACCAGACTTTGCAGAGGCGCACAGCGATTTGGGCAATATGCTGCTTGCCCTGGGCCGGCTTGAAGAGGCTGTAACCAGCTACCAAAAAGCCACCATGCTAAAGCCGGACTTTGCAGAGGCGTACTCGAACCTGGGCATCGCACAAATGAATTTGGGTATGCTGGAAGATGCCGCGGTCAGTTATGGCAAGGCTATCGCCGTAAAGCCGGATTATGCGAATGCCCACTACAATCTTTGTGAAGTTTTGGAGAAAACCAACCGCACCGACGACCTGCGCACGGCCTTGGAAAACGCCAGAAAATATTGCCCCAATGATTATCGCCTGACCCTCAGGGAAGCCCAAATTCTCAAACGGGACGGCAATTTTGCAGCCGCACGAGAATCCCTCGAATCAACACAAACAGGGGCAGAGGATTCCGGGTTCATGGTGGCGCGGGCGTATCTTCTGGGCGAACTGTGTGACCGGCTGGACGATGTGGAAAGCGCCTACCGCTACTTCATGGAAGGCAATATCATCGTCAGCCAAAACCCGCAAATACAACAGATCGACAAAACCACGCCGTTTGCCCGCATCGATGTTCTGGCAGGGCGTTTTAGCGCTGACTGGATTGCAAACTGGCCACAAATTGAATGCAACGACAGCCGCCCGGACCCGGTTTTCCTTGTTGGCTTTCCTCGTTCCGGCACCACCTTGCTTGATACCATCCTGCGCAGCCATCAAGGCATTAGCCTTGTTGAGGAAATGCCGACCATCCAAAACGTCGAACAAGCCCTTGAGCAACTTCCCGGAGCCAATCCAAATGGCTTGGCGGAACTTGACCAAAACAGTCTCATGCACTTGCGGCAGGTCTATTTTGCTGAACTGGACAGGCATCTGGAACCTGCAGAGACCGCAAACATTGTTATCGACAGAATGCCCTGGAACAACACCGTTGCAGGCCATATCAAACGGATTTTTCCGAACGCCCGTTTTATTTTCGCCCAACGCCACCCCTGCGACTGTGTGTTGAGTTGCTTCATGCAGAATTTCCTGCCGAGCGATGCCAACGTCAACTTCCTGAAGCTGGAAGACGCGGCTCATTTGTATGACAAGACGATGAACTTGTGGCAGCAATATCAAGATGTACTGGAACTGGATGTTTGCACGGTACGCTATGAAAATCTTGTGGACTCATTTGAAGAAACTCTGAACCCGATACTTGATTTTCTGGGCATCGACTGGGATGAGGGTTTGCGGGATTACACCGAAACAGCAAAAAGTCGCGGAACCATCAGCACGGCAAGTTATCATCAGGTCACCCAGCCAATCTACAAAAGGGCCAGCGGGCGCTGGCAACGATACCAGCAACACATGCAAGGTGTTCTTCCGGTCTTGCTGCCCTGGGCTAAACGTTTTGGCTATGATGATTGA
- a CDS encoding class I SAM-dependent methyltransferase, which yields MKKTREPGYQEALDLMQAEGLIPMGITTSWMWKYDPKRLTFVFSRYKFVAKMLAGKKNVLEIGCADAFASQIVRHEVEAMTAVDFDPIFIEQAQAQINPDLPIKLIHHNMLEGPVPTDSMFDAAYCCDVFEHIDPASERDFLKNTLATLKSEGVLIMGIPSLQSQAYASEHNKQQHVNCKDGDEFKALMDEYFHNVFLFSMNDEVIHTGFSPMAHYLFVICCGKK from the coding sequence ATGAAAAAGACACGAGAACCGGGTTATCAGGAGGCTCTGGATTTGATGCAGGCAGAAGGTCTCATCCCTATGGGCATCACCACGAGCTGGATGTGGAAATATGATCCCAAACGCCTGACCTTTGTTTTTTCCCGCTACAAATTTGTCGCCAAGATGCTGGCCGGGAAAAAGAATGTCCTCGAAATCGGCTGTGCCGATGCCTTCGCCAGCCAAATCGTCCGCCACGAAGTGGAAGCCATGACGGCGGTCGATTTCGATCCCATTTTCATTGAACAGGCCCAGGCGCAAATCAATCCAGATTTGCCCATTAAACTGATCCACCACAACATGCTCGAAGGACCAGTGCCCACAGACTCCATGTTCGACGCCGCTTATTGCTGCGATGTCTTTGAACATATCGATCCGGCAAGCGAACGGGATTTCCTTAAAAACACCCTGGCGACCCTTAAATCAGAAGGGGTTCTGATAATGGGGATACCCTCCCTGCAGTCACAGGCCTATGCGTCGGAACATAACAAGCAGCAACACGTAAACTGCAAGGACGGGGACGAATTCAAGGCGTTAATGGACGAATACTTTCATAATGTTTTCCTGTTTTCCATGAACGACGAGGTCATTCACACTGGTTTTTCACCGATGGCGCATTATCTGTTTGTTATATGTTGCGGGAAAAAATAA
- a CDS encoding B12-binding domain-containing radical SAM protein, with protein sequence MNTEPSRQNVYLIDPGTDSNLNLLPLGIGRIASYCRSLDKISNAFDCQVRWLRKPAAVLADSLESPAVVGLPCYVWNTQASLELARAIRNRHPDCLIVVGGASIPKRDASIKTFLAENPYIDVLVRGDGEATFAEILEALIDKRDLADVGGIATTGPGKPGGILISPPNPWIKDLDIIPSPFLDGIFDELMTLHRDKVTGVVLESNRGCPYSCTFCDWGSADLHKIKTFNLQRVKDEIDWVGKNAIPYIFLADANFGILYERDMALADHIARTCERYGYPEFLGINWAKNSNNHVVEIAERLLSGGVNAGVTLAAQSFHELTLEAINRRNMKQGDVNKMRKLFHSKGIVTYTDLIVGLPEETLESFLGGLEMVMTPDLNDHWVIHLCNILENSEMSEPAYLSRYRIETRTCAVTMTLRIHDTDSVKENEIIVIATSTLPRPDWERAYDVGYLCAALHNFRLAFFVMNLLKARFGIDHTAFISFFLDTVREQPVRWPVLHRGVEHLRRQRQMIVDGVARYSPVKELGDFNASPQEALLAMFLEVADQFYDELGELTQCLLDAHDKELPPDLLAELFDYQRLRMTVWQPAATHHRDLCYDLPTYFDQLQQGNSVNMPAKKTCQIDVIVPANDAADKFDHARRRTRGARYSDILDVRAT encoded by the coding sequence ATGAACACAGAACCATCAAGACAAAACGTCTACCTGATTGATCCGGGCACCGACAGCAACCTGAACCTGTTACCGTTGGGAATTGGCCGCATTGCGTCGTATTGCCGATCCCTTGATAAAATATCAAATGCCTTTGACTGTCAGGTCCGGTGGCTGCGCAAGCCCGCTGCTGTCCTTGCGGACAGTCTGGAAAGTCCTGCCGTTGTCGGTTTGCCCTGTTATGTCTGGAATACCCAGGCGTCATTGGAATTGGCGCGGGCCATCCGCAACCGCCACCCGGACTGCCTGATTGTCGTTGGTGGTGCCTCCATTCCCAAACGCGATGCAAGCATCAAAACTTTTCTTGCCGAAAACCCCTATATTGATGTTCTGGTCCGTGGTGACGGCGAGGCCACCTTCGCCGAAATTCTTGAGGCGCTCATTGACAAGCGTGACCTTGCCGACGTTGGCGGGATTGCCACTACGGGTCCGGGCAAACCGGGCGGCATATTGATAAGTCCGCCAAATCCATGGATCAAAGATCTCGATATTATTCCGTCACCGTTTCTCGACGGCATTTTCGACGAGCTGATGACCTTGCACCGCGACAAGGTCACCGGGGTGGTGCTGGAAAGCAATCGCGGCTGTCCTTATTCATGTACATTTTGCGACTGGGGAAGCGCCGACCTTCACAAAATCAAAACCTTCAACCTGCAACGCGTGAAAGATGAAATCGACTGGGTGGGCAAGAACGCCATTCCCTATATTTTTCTGGCAGACGCTAACTTTGGCATTCTTTACGAACGGGATATGGCGTTGGCAGATCACATCGCCAGAACATGCGAGCGTTATGGCTATCCAGAGTTTTTAGGGATCAACTGGGCTAAAAACAGCAATAACCATGTGGTCGAGATCGCCGAACGATTGCTTTCGGGCGGGGTCAATGCAGGGGTTACCCTTGCCGCGCAATCCTTTCATGAACTAACGTTGGAGGCCATCAACCGCCGCAATATGAAGCAGGGTGACGTCAATAAAATGCGCAAGCTGTTTCATTCCAAAGGCATCGTCACCTATACCGACCTGATTGTCGGTCTGCCCGAAGAAACCTTGGAGAGTTTTCTGGGCGGGCTGGAAATGGTGATGACCCCCGACCTGAACGATCACTGGGTTATTCACCTGTGTAATATTCTGGAAAACAGCGAGATGTCGGAACCCGCATACCTTAGCCGTTATCGCATCGAAACGCGGACCTGCGCGGTTACGATGACGCTGCGCATTCACGATACGGATTCGGTTAAGGAAAACGAGATTATTGTCATTGCAACCAGCACCCTGCCCCGCCCGGATTGGGAGCGCGCCTATGATGTCGGCTACCTTTGCGCCGCGCTGCATAATTTCCGGCTCGCATTTTTCGTAATGAACCTGCTAAAGGCCCGCTTCGGCATTGACCACACCGCATTCATTTCATTCTTTCTGGACACAGTGCGCGAACAACCCGTCCGCTGGCCCGTTCTTCACAGGGGTGTTGAACATCTGCGCCGCCAACGCCAAATGATTGTTGATGGCGTTGCCCGTTACTCGCCGGTCAAGGAACTTGGCGATTTCAACGCTTCCCCGCAAGAGGCATTGTTGGCCATGTTTCTTGAGGTTGCGGATCAGTTTTATGACGAATTAGGTGAGCTGACACAGTGCCTACTTGACGCCCACGACAAGGAATTACCGCCCGACCTTTTGGCTGAACTGTTCGACTATCAAAGGCTCCGCATGACAGTGTGGCAACCGGCAGCAACCCATCACCGTGATTTATGCTATGACTTGCCAACATATTTTGACCAGTTGCAGCAGGGAAATTCCGTAAACATGCCAGCCAAAAAAACCTGTCAGATCGACGTTATCGTTCCGGCAAACGACGCCGCCGACAAATTCGACCATGCACGCAGGCGCACGCGCGGGGCACGCTATTCGGATATACTGGACGTCAGGGCAACTTAA